One genomic region from Nymphaea colorata isolate Beijing-Zhang1983 chromosome 10, ASM883128v2, whole genome shotgun sequence encodes:
- the LOC116262078 gene encoding dihydropyrimidine dehydrogenase (NADP(+)), chloroplastic, whose protein sequence is MATSPLTSSFLSTGGTCGTRSRDRSFLLRAPVPDSRRCPALRVRASGAEPDLSVRVNGLEMPNPFVIASGPPGTNYTVMKRAFDEGWGAVIAKTVSLDSSKVINVTPRYARLRAGSNGSAKGEIIGWENIELISDRPLETMLKEFKQLKEEYPERILIASIMEEYDKAAWQELIERVEETGVDAFEINFSCPHGMPERKMGAAVGQNCALLEEVCGWINEKATIPVWAKMTPNITDITEPARVALQTGCEGVSAINTIMSVMGIDLNTLHPEPCVEGYSTPGGYSAKAVHPIALAKVMSIAKMMKAEFRDTEKSLSGIGGVQTGGDAAEFILLGADTVQVCTGVMMHGYGLVKQLCAELKDFMRKHNFSSIDDFKGHSLQYFTTHTDLVRRQQEAIRQRKAIKKGLQSDKDWTGDGFVKETESMVSN, encoded by the exons ATGGCGACCTCCCCGCTGACCTCTTCCTTCCTCTCGACGGGGGGCACATGCGGCACCCGCTCCCGCGACCGGAGCTTCCTTCTCCGCGCACCGGTGCCTGACTCCCGCCGCTGCCCCGCACTCCGCGTCAGGGCTTCCGGCGCAGAGCCCGATCTGAGCGTCAGGGTCAACGGGCTGGAGATGCCGAACCCTTTCGTCATCGCCTCGGGGCCGCCCGGGACCAACTATACCGTCATGAAGAGAGCGTTTGACGAAGGTTGGGGCGCGGTGATCGCCAAGAct GTATCACTTGATTCAAGCAAAGTCATCAATGTGACCCCACGATATGCACGCCTGCGAGCTGGATCAAATGGCTCAGCTAAAGGAGAGATCATTGGTTGGGAGAATATTGAGCTCATCAGTGACCGACCACTAGAGACCATGTTGAAGGAGTTCAAGCAGTTAAAGGAAGAGTACCCTGAAAGAATACTTATCGCATCAATCATGGAGGAGTACGACAAAGCTGCTTGGCAAGAGCTCATTGAGAGGGTTGAAGAAACTGGAGTG GATGCATTTGAGATCAATTTCTCATGTCCACATGGTATGCCAGAGCGCAAGATGGGTGCTGCTGTGGGACAAAACTGCGCGTTGTTGGAAGAAGTCTGTGGATGGATCAACGAAAAAGCAACTATTCCAGTATGGGCAAAGATGACACCAAATATTACTGACATCACTGAG CCAGCTAGAGTTGCTTTGCAGACTGGATGTGAAGGAGTTTCTGCAATCAACACAATAATGAGCGTCATGGGAATTGATCTCAATACCTTACATCCTGAGCCCTGTGTTGAGGG ATATTCAACTCCTGGTGGTTATTCTGCAAAGGCAGTTCATCCTATTGCACTTGCTAAGGTGATGTCCATAGCAAAGATGATGAAGGCAGAATTCCGTGACACAGAAAAGTCACTTTCTGGAATAGGGGGAGTGCAGACGGGAGGTGATGCTGCTGAATTCATTCTTCTCGGAGCAGATACAGTTCAG GTATGTACAGGTGTGATGATGCATGGCTATGGCCTTGTAAAGCAACTCTGTGCTGAACTGAAGGATTTCATGAGAAAGCACAACTTCTCATCCATAGATGATTTTAAAGG GCATTCATTGCAATACTTCACCACACACACAGATTTGGTGCGGCGGCAACAAGAAGCGATTCGGCAGAGGAAAGCAATAAAGAAAGGACTGCAGTCTGACAAAGATTGGACAGGCGATGGCTTTGTAAAGGAAACAGAAAGCATGGTATCTAACTGA
- the LOC116262939 gene encoding two-component response regulator ORR21-like, with protein MANLQRLQNSTLSTANNYGPSRVEGVPDQFPAGLRVLVVDDDTICLKILEQMLKKCMYIVTICSRATAALSLLREKRGGFDVVLSDVHMPDMDGFKLLELVGLEMDLPLIMMSADGRTSAVMRGIKHGACDYLIKPIRIEELKNIWQHVIRKKCIESKEHEQSCSIEKNEKQRHVGEETDYASSVNEGSDGNWKIHRKRKESKDDEVDGEQENEDPAASKKPRVVWTAELHQQFINAVNQLGIEKAVPKRILELMNVPGLTRENVASHLQKFRLYLKKISVAAQNQGVILSSFGGPAEPNGKLGSMANISVQALADSGQMAPQSFAALHAEFLGHNTGSLAMPAADQSTLVQAALHGLKGNPVERGTAFAQPLIKCQSDLTKQFTQTSMSIDDIPSAYSTWQAPLGVAASCNSIGILSSHSNVMGQLHQHRPEQPQSFQLESGHVINVQPSSLVSPTSLSSFSCRSNTVSSSCNHNPSIPNFIGGSIADYCILSSNGSLAVQVGPMPEGSFRTVGLLGGYPVPSSITNVASSCSVESTTDLQSWQLQNSVQVMGANPPTQVSGLASNSGDISYGLKGGHLLDQGASRSLGSVNKEPCSHGRFGVDSGPLPSFAGELGEGIACLHDDMNVVKREVDLEFMDNLKVGLPVVQQFSANDLMGVLSK; from the exons ATGGCGAATTTGCAAAGGTTGCAAAATTCCACTCTCAGCACGGCAAACAACTATGGCCCATCCCGGGTTGAAGGAGTGCCAGATCAATTTCCGGCAGGTCTCAGGGTGTTGGTGGTTGATGACGACACCATTTGTCTCAAGATACTGGAACAGATGCTCAAGAAATGCATGTATATTG TTACAATATGTAGCCGAGCTACAGCTGCGCTATCCCTCTTAAGGGAGAAGAGAGGTGGTTTTGATGTGGTCCTAAGTGATGTCCATATGCCTGACATGGACGGTTTCAAACTTCTCGAGCTTGTCGGACTGGAAATGGACCTACCTCTGATCA TGATGTCTGCGGATGGGAGGACTAGTGCCGTCATGAGAGGAATCAAACATGGAGCCTGTGATTATTTGATTAAACCTATACGCATAGAGGAACTCAAGAACATCTGGCAACATGTTATCAGAAAGAAGTGCATTGAAAGCAAAGAGCATGAACAATCATGTAGTATcgagaaaaatgagaaacaaagaCATGTGGGGGAAGAGACTGACTATGCATCATCAGTTAATGAAGGTTCAGATGGAAACTGGAAAATCCACCGAAAGAGGAAAGAGTCCAAGGATGATGAAGTTGATGgtgaacaagaaaatgaagatccTGCTGCTTCAAAGAAGCCACGTGTGGTTTGGACAGCAGAACTGCATCAACAATTTATTAATGCAGTTAACCAACTGGGAATTGAGA AGGCTGTTCCCAAGAGAATCCTAGAGTTGATGAATGTCCCAGGTCTAACCAGGGAAAATGTTGCAAGTCATTTGCAG AAATTCAGGCTTTACTTGAAGAAAATTAGTGTTGCTGCTCAGAATCAAGGTGTAATCTTGAGTTCCTTTGGTGGTCCTGCAGAACCAAATGGCAAACTGGGTTCAATGGCCAATATCAGTGTTCAAGCATTGGCTGATTCTGGTCAAATGGCACCACAGTCCTTTGCTGCTCTCCATGCCGAGTTCCTTGGCCACAATACTGGCAGTTTGGCCATGCCAGCAGCAGACCAGTCTACACTTGTGCAAGCTGCACTTCATGGATTGAAGGGAAATCCTGTTGAAAGGGGTACTGCCTTTGCCCAGCCACTGATTAAATGTCAATCTGATTTGACAAAGCAATTTACACAAACCAGTATGTCTATAGATGATATCCCATCTGCTTATTCAACATGGCAAGCACCTCTTGGAGTGGCAGCTTCTTGCAACAGCATTGGAATCTTAAGTTCCCATAGTAACGTGATGGGACAGCTGCATCAACATCGACCGGAGCAGCCACAATCATTTCAGTTGGAATCTGGGCATGTGATTAATGTGCAGCCTTCTAGTCTTGTCTCACCTACATCCTTGAGTAGTTTTTCTTGTAGGAGTAATACAGTCTCTTCCTCTTGCAACCACAATCCAAGCATCCCAAACTTCATTGGCGGTTCCATTGCTGACTACTGCATACTTTCTTCTAACGGCAGTCTGGCGGTCCAGGTGGGGCCAATGCCAGAAGGCAGCTTCAGGACTGTTGGTTTGCTTGGTGGTTATCCCGTTCCAAGTTCAATCACGAATGTAGCTTCTTCTTGCTCTGTGGAGAGCACCACTGACTTACAAAGCTGGCAACTTCAGAACTCAGTACAAGTAATGGGCGCTAATCCACCCACTCAGGTTTCTGGACTTGCATCAAATTCAGGGGATATCTCATATGGCCTGAAGGGAGGTCACTTATTGGACCAAGGAGCCTCCAGGAGTCTAGGATCTGTGAACAAGGAACCATGCTCCCACGGTAGGTTTGGTGTTGATAGTGGACCACTACCATCCTTTGCTGGTGAATTGGGTGAAGGAATAGCCTGTCTGCATGATGACATGAATGTGGTGAAGCGAGAGGTTGATTTGGAATTTATGGACAATTTGAAAGTTGGCTTGCCTGTTGTGCAGCAGTTTTCTGCAAATGACCTTATGGGTGTTCTCTCCAAATAG